A genomic segment from bacterium encodes:
- a CDS encoding sulfate adenylyltransferase has protein sequence MPDLIPPHGGLTEPLDLTVPTAEQAAFRDKAASLPKVPVSDADLSSVYRFGDGGLSPLRGPMDQATYDRVLDEACIESNGAKYAWTIPISLPVTSALAGTIEPGQTVALTNAAGELVATLDVTSVFAWDKPRYLKNVYGTERTDHPGADMVLRNDADKTHLVGGTIRVLPQPKNPAFGKYVLSPREVRALFREKGWKRVVAFQTRNPLHRAHEYALVYGLETLIRQGHDAGAVLNPLVGETKGDDVNAAVRMQTYEALITQRGLGEGDSDAALWGPRNESVPDRVLLLGLDIKMFYGGPKEAVMHGIYRQNFGFTDIVIGRKHADAPYADGSAIWGDFDAQEIFSKLGGDLKIQPLKVGFAAFYESMGRVDLTDNHPGEKPVSISGKDVRQTLQAGKEVDPRIMRPSTSRILAAAMKQ, from the coding sequence ATGCCCGATCTCATCCCGCCCCATGGTGGACTCACCGAGCCGCTCGATCTCACCGTGCCGACCGCCGAGCAGGCCGCCTTCCGCGACAAGGCCGCGTCCCTGCCGAAGGTGCCCGTCTCCGACGCCGATCTCTCCAGCGTCTACCGTTTCGGCGACGGCGGCCTGAGCCCGCTGCGGGGCCCGATGGACCAGGCGACCTACGACCGCGTGCTCGACGAGGCGTGCATCGAGTCGAACGGCGCCAAGTACGCCTGGACGATTCCGATCTCGCTGCCGGTGACCAGCGCGCTCGCCGGCACGATCGAGCCCGGCCAGACCGTCGCGCTCACCAATGCGGCGGGCGAGCTCGTCGCAACGCTCGACGTCACGTCGGTGTTCGCGTGGGACAAGCCCCGCTACCTGAAGAATGTCTACGGCACCGAGCGCACCGATCATCCGGGCGCCGACATGGTGCTCAGGAACGACGCCGACAAGACGCACCTCGTCGGCGGCACGATCCGCGTCCTGCCGCAGCCGAAGAACCCGGCGTTCGGCAAGTACGTGCTCTCGCCGCGTGAGGTCCGCGCGCTGTTCCGCGAGAAGGGCTGGAAGCGCGTGGTCGCGTTCCAGACGCGCAACCCGCTCCACCGTGCGCACGAGTACGCGCTCGTCTACGGCCTCGAGACCCTGATCCGCCAGGGGCACGACGCCGGCGCCGTCTTGAACCCGCTCGTCGGCGAGACCAAGGGCGACGACGTGAACGCCGCCGTGCGCATGCAGACCTATGAAGCGCTGATCACGCAGCGCGGCCTCGGCGAGGGCGACAGCGACGCCGCGCTGTGGGGCCCACGCAACGAGTCGGTGCCGGACCGCGTCCTGCTGCTCGGGCTCGACATCAAGATGTTCTACGGCGGCCCGAAGGAAGCCGTGATGCACGGCATCTACCGCCAGAACTTCGGCTTCACCGACATCGTCATCGGCCGCAAGCACGCCGACGCGCCCTACGCCGACGGCTCCGCCATCTGGGGCGACTTCGACGCGCAGGAGATCTTCTCGAAGCTCGGCGGCGACCTGAAGATCCAGCCGCTGAAGGTCGGATTCGCGGCGTTCTACGAGTCGATGGGTCGCGTCGACCTCACCGACAACCACCCCGGCGAGAAGCCGGTCTCGATCTCCGGCAAGGACGTCCGCCAGACGCTCCAGGCAGGCAAGGAAGTCGACCCGCGCATCATGCGTCCGTCGACCTCGCGCATCCTCGCCGCCGCGATGAAGCAGTAG
- a CDS encoding NIL domain-containing protein — protein sequence MSRSPRLARGGTSRPQHKTKLYLTYPSRLVKEPLIYQLSRQFDLVFNIRQASVNEDIGIIAIELDGAKDAIERGIAWLREQGVTVEPIEKNVIE from the coding sequence ATGAGCCGATCCCCGCGTCTCGCACGCGGCGGCACGAGCCGTCCGCAGCACAAAACCAAGCTGTACCTCACCTACCCGAGCCGTCTCGTGAAGGAGCCGCTCATCTACCAGCTGAGCCGCCAGTTCGATCTGGTCTTCAACATCCGCCAGGCGAGCGTCAACGAGGACATCGGCATCATCGCGATCGAGCTCGACGGCGCCAAGGACGCCATCGAGCGCGGTATCGCCTGGCTGCGCGAGCAGGGCGTGACCGTCGAGCCGATCGAGAAGAACGTGATCGAATAG